CTGCTTGACCCAGAATCAGTTTGGCCTTACCGGCGGCGATGTCCCAGTACAAACCGGCGGCGGTACTGTCGGACAACAAACCCGCGCTGATCTGGTCATAGCGGCTGGCGACGAAAGCTTCCCCCGCCGCGCGGCGAGCGGCATCCACCCGCCCCCACAAATCCACCTCATACGCCACCTTCAGGCCCTCGCTGTGGCTGCGGGACCAGCCGCCGCCATCCAGCGAACGGATGCGATTGCCCGACAGCGAGCCGCTCAGCGTCGGCCGCGCGTCGCCATCCGCCAGGCCGGCCTCCAGTTGTGCCTTGCGCAGCTTCAGCAGCGCGATTTCCAGGTCGGGATTGCGCTTGCGCGCCCGCTGCAGCACCTCCAGCAGCGCCGGATCGCCGAAACCGCCCCACCAGGCCTCGCGGCCCATGTCCTGATCCGCTTCGCCCTGCTTCGTCCACTGCGCCGGCGTCTGCAAAGCTTGGCGCTGATACGGCGTGGCCTGGCAGCCCGCCAACAGCAGGGCCAGCGCCAGCCACGGCCATGTCTTGAGCATGTCCATTTCCTACTCCCTGGCCAGCGCGTCTATCGGGTTCAACTTGGCGGCATTGCGCGCCGGCAGGAAGCCGAACAGCACGCCGATCAGCGACGAGCAGGCCACCGCCAGCGCGATCACCGGCGGCGACAGCGACATCTTCCACTCCGTGACGAACAGCGAAAACACGAAGCTGACGCCATAGGACAACGCCACGCCGATGGCGCCGCCGACCAGGCAGACCAGCACTGCCTCGGTCAGGAACTGCTGCAGCACGTCGCCCTGGCGCGCGCCCACCGCCATGCGGATGCCGATCTCGCGGGTGCGTTCGGTCACCGATACCAGCATGATGTTCATCACGCCGATGCCGCCCACCACCAGCGAGATCACCGCGACCAGCGCCAGCAGCAGCGACAGCGCGCGGCTGGAGCTTTCCACCGTTTTCAAAATTTCATCCATGTTGTAAGTGAAGAAATCCTTGCCGCCATGCCGCTGGGTCAGCAGCGCGCCGATGGCCTTTTCCGCCAGCTTGGTCGGTTGCCCATCCTTTACCCGGATCACGAAGCGGTCGAAATGCTGCTGGCCGAACAAGCGGCTGGCAGCGGTGGAGTACGGCATCCACATCTGCAGCGAATTGCCGCCGAATCCCCTGTCCCGCTGGGCCACCACGCCTATCACCGTGGCCGGCACCATGCCCACCAGGATCACCCGGCCCACGGCCTCGCCATCGCCGAACAGCTTGCGGCGCGAATTCTTGTCCAGCACCACCACCTGCCGCTGAAAGTGGATATCGTCGCGGCTGAAGCTTTGGCCTTCGGCCAATTTCATGCCCTGCACGCGGAAGAAATCGCGGCCGACGCCGATGACCGAGGCGTTGACGTCCACATTGCGGTAGCGGATGCGCTGCGCCTGGGCGGTTTCCGGCGTCACGCTGTCGACATAGCCTTCGCCCTCCAGCGCGGCGACATCGCCGGGCAGGAAGGTGCGCACCCCGTCGGCCTTGTCGTCCCCCCAGTCCTTGCCGCGGAACACGGTGATGGTCTGGGTGCCCATCTCGCGGATGCCCTTGAGCACGTAGTCGCGCGATCCTTCTCCGATGGCGATGACCGACACCACCGAGGCGATGCCGATGACGATGCCCAGCATGGTCAGCGCGGTGCGCAAGCGATTGGCCGACATGGCCAGCATCGCCATCTTGAACGCTTCCGCCAGCCGCTCGCGCAGCAAGGGGCCGCCATCGGGCTGCGCTTCCGTCGCCTGCGAGGCGGCCTCCCGCGCAGGCGCGCCGCTGTCGCGCAAGATCTCGCCGTCGCGGATTTCGATCACGCGCTCGGTCTGGGCGGCGATGGCGGGATCGTGGGTGACGATGATCACGGTGTGGCCGGCGGCGTTCAGCTCCTTCAGGATGCGCATCACTTCCTCGCCGCTGTGGCTGTCCAGCGCGCCGGTCGGCTCGTCCGCCAGGATGATGCGGCCGCCGTTCATCAGCGCGCGGGCGATCGACACCCGCTGCTGCTGGCCGCCGGACAACTGTCCGGGCCGATGGTGCTCCTTGCCCGCCAGCCCCAGCCGGGCCAGCAGCGCCCGGGCCCGCTCTCGCCGCTGATGAAGCGCCATGCCTGCGTAAACGGCCGGCATGGCGACATTGTCCAAGGCCGACAAATGCGGCAGCAGGTGGTAGCGCTGGAAGATGAAGCCGAAATGCCCGCGCCGGAGCGCGGCCAGCTGGTCTCCGTCCAGGCAGCCCGCGTCCTGTCCCGCCACCCGGTAGCGTCCCACGGAAGGTTGGTCCAGGCACCCGAGGATGTTCATCAGCGTGGACTTGCCGGAGCCGGACGCGCCGACGATGGCCACCATCTCGCCAGGGGCGATGCTCAGCGTCACGTTCTTCAGCACCGCCACCTCGTCCTCGCCGGACGGGAAACGCCGCCAGACGCCGTCAAGCTCGAGACCCGCCCCGCTCATGCGCCGATCACCACGGCGCCGCCCTCTTCGGGCTTGTCGCCTTGCTCGCCGGTCACCACCTGCTCGCCCGCCTTCAGCCCATCCAGCACCTGGACCCGGGTGGACGTCTTCAGGCCGATGCGGACCCGACGCTCCTGCAGCCTGCCGTCCTTGCCCTTCACCTTCACCGCGTGGCGGCCGTCCTTGCCGGCCGCGCCCAAGGCGGACAAGGGAATGCTCAGCGCCTTGTCCACGCGGGAAAGCACGATGCTGACCTGGGTGGTCATGTTGACGCGCAGCTTGCCGTCAGGATTGGGCACATCGAACAAGGCCTTGTAGAACATCGCGTTGTTGATCTTCTCCGGCATCGGCAGAATCGCCCGCAGCTTGCCCCAGTAGCGCTTGTCCGGCGCGCCCAGCACGGTGAAGTACACCGGCAGGCCGGCCTGGATGCGGATCACGTCGGCCTCGGCCACGTCGGCGCGCACCGTCACCTTGCTCAGGTCCGCCAGTTTCAGGATCACCGGCGCCGTCTGGGTGGCGATCACCGTCTGTCCCTGCTGGGTGACGATTTCGAGCACTTCGCCGTCCATCGGCGCCAAGATGCGGGTATAGCCCAGCAGGGTGCGCTTGCTGTCCCGCTGCGACTCGTCCTGGCGAATCTGCGCCTGCAGCTCGGCCAGCCCTGCCTTCAGCGTCCGGTAGCTGGTGTCGGCCGCCAGCAGGTCCTTGTCCGAGGTGGAGCCCTCCGCATGCATGCGGCGCTGGCGCGCCAGTTCCTGCTCGGCCTGGCGCAGCGAAGCCTGCTTGGCCTGGCGCTGGGCGATGCGCGCGTCCAGCGAGGCCTCGGCGGCGCGCAAAGCGTTCAGGCTGTCTTCCGGATCGATCTCGGCCAGCAGCTGCCCCTGTTTCACCTTGTCGCCGGCCTCCACTTTCAGCGACTTCAGCTGGCCATTGGTCTGGGCGCCGACGTCAACCTGCCGCAGCGCCTGGATCATGCCGCTGGCCAGCACCAGATCCTCCAGCTCGCCGCGCTCCACCTTGGCGGTCAGCACCGGCGGCGGCGGATCCTCCGCCAGTCCCCGATGCGCGCCCCAAGCCGCCAATGCCAGAACCGCCAACAAAGCCATGGCGTTGCGCCACGGCCGCTTGCCGAATCCCCGACGCCGGAAGCGCCGCCACAAGGCGGCCAGTCCGCGCGCGGGAAGCAAGAAAATGCCAAACCATTGCCTTAACCGCATCATTGCCAACAAGTTATTTACAAAAATAAGCTGTTATGGCAATGAATTTACAAAACAGTTCCACTTGCTATCTTTTTCAGAGCGATCGTAGCGACGCGCTCACGCCCCCAGCCGCAAGCGTTCGCGCAGCAACGCGCCTGCCC
This genomic window from Chromobacterium violaceum ATCC 12472 contains:
- a CDS encoding MacB family efflux pump subunit, with translation MSGAGLELDGVWRRFPSGEDEVAVLKNVTLSIAPGEMVAIVGASGSGKSTLMNILGCLDQPSVGRYRVAGQDAGCLDGDQLAALRRGHFGFIFQRYHLLPHLSALDNVAMPAVYAGMALHQRRERARALLARLGLAGKEHHRPGQLSGGQQQRVSIARALMNGGRIILADEPTGALDSHSGEEVMRILKELNAAGHTVIIVTHDPAIAAQTERVIEIRDGEILRDSGAPAREAASQATEAQPDGGPLLRERLAEAFKMAMLAMSANRLRTALTMLGIVIGIASVVSVIAIGEGSRDYVLKGIREMGTQTITVFRGKDWGDDKADGVRTFLPGDVAALEGEGYVDSVTPETAQAQRIRYRNVDVNASVIGVGRDFFRVQGMKLAEGQSFSRDDIHFQRQVVVLDKNSRRKLFGDGEAVGRVILVGMVPATVIGVVAQRDRGFGGNSLQMWMPYSTAASRLFGQQHFDRFVIRVKDGQPTKLAEKAIGALLTQRHGGKDFFTYNMDEILKTVESSSRALSLLLALVAVISLVVGGIGVMNIMLVSVTERTREIGIRMAVGARQGDVLQQFLTEAVLVCLVGGAIGVALSYGVSFVFSLFVTEWKMSLSPPVIALAVACSSLIGVLFGFLPARNAAKLNPIDALARE
- the macA gene encoding macrolide transporter subunit MacA, translated to MALLAVLALAAWGAHRGLAEDPPPPVLTAKVERGELEDLVLASGMIQALRQVDVGAQTNGQLKSLKVEAGDKVKQGQLLAEIDPEDSLNALRAAEASLDARIAQRQAKQASLRQAEQELARQRRMHAEGSTSDKDLLAADTSYRTLKAGLAELQAQIRQDESQRDSKRTLLGYTRILAPMDGEVLEIVTQQGQTVIATQTAPVILKLADLSKVTVRADVAEADVIRIQAGLPVYFTVLGAPDKRYWGKLRAILPMPEKINNAMFYKALFDVPNPDGKLRVNMTTQVSIVLSRVDKALSIPLSALGAAGKDGRHAVKVKGKDGRLQERRVRIGLKTSTRVQVLDGLKAGEQVVTGEQGDKPEEGGAVVIGA